One genomic window of Halobacterium noricense includes the following:
- a CDS encoding SPW repeat domain-containing protein: protein MKRVVKWAAVLGTIASLWTAVSPTFWQPDHVQVLTNVLLGEFAALALAHTAYRLASEQQPSIRFSLAATALGVLIAASPLTFGLVTGLTTSNIVSGGLIAVTGLTAAFITFRRSKERNLPNALAADEAPAA from the coding sequence ATGAAACGAGTCGTGAAGTGGGCCGCTGTGCTCGGAACGATCGCAAGCCTCTGGACAGCCGTCTCGCCCACGTTCTGGCAACCCGACCACGTCCAAGTACTTACCAACGTCCTGTTAGGCGAGTTCGCGGCGCTCGCGCTCGCACATACCGCCTATCGGCTTGCCTCCGAACAGCAACCCTCCATACGGTTCTCCCTCGCGGCGACTGCGCTTGGCGTGCTGATCGCAGCCTCGCCGCTGACGTTCGGGCTCGTTACAGGGCTCACCACGAGCAACATAGTCTCCGGCGGTCTGATCGCTGTAACCGGTCTTACGGCCGCTTTCATCACGTTCCGTAGATCGAAGGAACGGAACCTTCCGAACGCGCTGGCGGCCGACGAGGCACCTGCGGCCTAA
- a CDS encoding DUF7718 family protein: protein MAGFDYTYEIQEYRQRTYQIGVRVDPSFNTVESFAVVLFFRRADGERVTVAKVDNAEHDEGRIHIDRHYREQSAETKDRSCVAYC, encoded by the coding sequence ATGGCAGGATTCGATTATACCTACGAGATTCAGGAGTACAGACAGAGAACCTACCAGATAGGCGTTCGAGTGGACCCATCTTTCAACACCGTTGAATCGTTCGCTGTCGTTCTGTTCTTCCGCCGAGCCGACGGTGAACGTGTCACGGTGGCGAAGGTGGACAACGCCGAACACGACGAAGGGCGCATCCACATCGACCGCCACTACCGAGAGCAAAGTGCGGAAACCAAAGACCGCTCATGTGTAGCATATTGTTGA
- a CDS encoding RNA-guided endonuclease InsQ/TnpB family protein, giving the protein MTELTKTLELKLVDPNAHKRRKLRETRDAYQQALRDAFDAGCTTQTEANDVVVNYDLSGYAKNALKKYVPQLTTTYNAGGLHDDHPVRFTNEGLRLDHQPENAIEWYVKIPHHEDYHLWMPAHPNPDQRDWLEALNAGDAEMGESRLFQRDGTWYLHVTATRDVEDCSKASEDERTPIGVDIGEASLVTVCHRDDHGSPTRPELWADEGKTVRRLRKTYFTATRRLQERGSDRIVESFGDDLWNQIDDVFHRVTHEVVEYAESVENPVLVLEDLTYIRESMDYGEYMNRRLHGWGFAKLHAQIRYKAVEKGIPVETVNPRNTSKECHACGEVGYRPKQATFKCTNDDCWTGEYQADVNGAINIADRYLSGESRFREHENDDDSAEDGARLTAPQDSQADAEIQQLTLGTYAS; this is encoded by the coding sequence ATGACGGAACTCACCAAGACGCTGGAACTGAAACTGGTAGACCCGAACGCACACAAACGGCGGAAACTCCGTGAGACGCGGGACGCCTACCAGCAGGCCCTTCGAGATGCGTTCGACGCTGGTTGCACCACGCAGACCGAAGCGAACGACGTGGTGGTCAACTACGACCTGTCGGGATACGCGAAGAACGCCCTCAAGAAGTACGTCCCGCAGTTGACGACGACGTACAACGCGGGCGGCCTTCACGACGACCACCCTGTTCGGTTCACCAACGAGGGGCTCCGCCTCGACCACCAGCCCGAGAACGCTATCGAGTGGTACGTCAAAATCCCGCACCACGAAGACTACCACCTCTGGATGCCAGCACATCCTAACCCCGACCAGCGGGACTGGTTGGAAGCGTTGAACGCGGGGGACGCGGAGATGGGTGAGAGTCGGCTGTTTCAGCGGGACGGGACGTGGTATCTCCACGTCACCGCTACCCGCGACGTGGAGGATTGTTCCAAGGCGTCCGAAGATGAACGGACTCCTATCGGAGTTGACATTGGGGAAGCGTCACTCGTCACGGTGTGTCACCGCGACGATCACGGTTCTCCGACCCGCCCCGAACTATGGGCGGACGAAGGAAAAACCGTTCGTCGGCTCCGCAAGACCTACTTCACCGCTACGCGACGGCTTCAAGAACGCGGAAGTGACCGTATCGTCGAATCGTTCGGCGACGACCTGTGGAACCAGATAGACGACGTGTTCCATCGTGTCACCCATGAAGTCGTGGAGTACGCAGAATCCGTCGAGAATCCCGTGCTGGTTCTGGAAGACTTGACGTACATTCGGGAGTCGATGGACTACGGCGAGTATATGAATCGCCGTCTCCACGGGTGGGGGTTCGCTAAACTCCACGCGCAGATACGGTACAAGGCCGTCGAGAAGGGGATTCCCGTCGAAACGGTGAATCCTCGAAATACCTCGAAGGAGTGCCATGCGTGCGGTGAAGTTGGGTATCGCCCGAAGCAGGCGACGTTCAAATGCACGAACGATGACTGCTGGACGGGCGAGTACCAAGCGGACGTGAATGGGGCGATAAATATCGCAGACCGCTACCTCAGCGGAGAGAGTCGTTTCAGAGAACACGAGAACGACGATGACTCGGCTGAGGATGGGGCGCGTTTGACCGCGCCACAAGACAGCCAAGCCGATGCTGAAATCCAGCAGTTGACGCTTGGAACGTATGCGTCTTGA
- a CDS encoding exodeoxyribonuclease VII large subunit — MADASDTEWEAVEPDAREVLSVSQLNDRIASVVQDTPALNGVRCIGEVTGLHKNSTALYFTLTDGDAELPCMIWANRYREMDADLEDRTEVILEGDIDYWVEGGKIGLKPWEVIVVGDGDKAAAVERLRSELEERGWFGDDNH; from the coding sequence ATGGCGGACGCATCGGATACCGAATGGGAGGCGGTCGAACCCGATGCGAGAGAGGTCCTTAGCGTATCCCAGCTGAACGACCGGATCGCGTCGGTCGTCCAGGACACGCCTGCCCTCAACGGCGTCCGCTGTATCGGGGAGGTCACTGGCCTCCACAAGAACAGTACGGCGCTCTACTTCACGCTCACCGACGGCGACGCCGAGCTCCCCTGTATGATCTGGGCGAACCGTTACCGGGAGATGGACGCCGACCTCGAGGACAGGACCGAAGTCATCCTCGAGGGCGATATCGACTACTGGGTCGAAGGTGGGAAAATCGGCCTCAAACCGTGGGAGGTGATCGTCGTCGGCGACGGCGACAAGGCTGCTGCAGTCGAGCGACTGCGAAGCGAACTCGAAGAGCGTGGCTGGTTCGGCGACGACAACCATTAG
- the tnpA gene encoding IS200/IS605 family transposase: MKTTRHATYNLNYHIVWLPKYRQSVLEGEVADRVRTILHEIADDKGLEIIDLTVQPDHIHLFVSSPPKHAPSLLANWFKGISSRKYNHRYADNDGEKIRWARGYYAGTAGHVSSETVQDYIQRHKEGDT, encoded by the coding sequence ATGAAGACCACACGGCACGCGACCTACAACCTCAACTACCACATAGTGTGGTTGCCGAAGTACCGTCAGTCGGTACTCGAAGGCGAGGTCGCCGACCGTGTGCGAACCATCCTCCACGAAATCGCCGACGACAAGGGCTTGGAAATTATCGACCTGACCGTTCAGCCCGACCATATCCACCTATTCGTCAGTAGTCCACCGAAGCACGCACCGTCACTTCTCGCCAACTGGTTCAAGGGTATTTCCTCGCGGAAATACAACCATCGCTACGCCGACAACGACGGCGAGAAGATTCGATGGGCGCGGGGCTACTACGCAGGAACGGCGGGTCACGTCTCCAGCGAAACGGTGCAGGACTACATTCAGCGTCACAAGGAGGGCGACACATGA
- a CDS encoding IS1595 family transposase has translation MMPIKTFVSERRAANLLAQIRWRDGVYCPRCRDESVIRYGSYRVFQRYLCKDCDRTFNDQTGTVFEHSAVALRKWFLAVYTYIRMNTSVRQLDAEIDVSYKTVYRRVQRFLRALDAPRPHLKGPVEIDEFYVKAGLKGRERDQPSRSRGLSTRGRGTYAEDKLPVFVLADRGTGERHVIPAKAATESRIRLLLAARQQESLTVYTDGFRAYDPLDEDDAFTRQYVVHGDGEYVDGAVHVNTCESHASLARRWLSPHRGISKDRLTPYLRAFQLRREVFRKPGKEALKTTLETAL, from the coding sequence ATGATGCCAATCAAGACGTTCGTCTCGGAGCGTCGCGCCGCGAATCTGCTGGCACAGATTCGCTGGCGTGACGGCGTCTATTGCCCGCGCTGCCGTGACGAATCTGTGATTCGGTACGGCAGCTATCGCGTGTTTCAACGGTATCTGTGTAAGGATTGCGACCGGACGTTCAACGATCAAACTGGCACCGTCTTCGAACACTCGGCGGTCGCACTCAGAAAATGGTTTCTCGCCGTCTACACCTACATCCGCATGAACACGAGCGTCAGGCAGCTAGACGCAGAGATCGACGTTTCCTACAAGACGGTCTACCGGCGCGTCCAGCGCTTCTTGCGAGCGCTGGACGCGCCTCGACCACACCTCAAAGGCCCCGTTGAGATCGACGAATTCTACGTGAAAGCGGGTCTCAAGGGCCGCGAGCGCGACCAACCGTCGCGCTCGCGTGGCCTGTCCACGCGCGGGCGTGGAACATACGCTGAGGACAAGCTCCCTGTGTTTGTTCTCGCAGATCGTGGCACCGGTGAACGGCACGTGATCCCAGCGAAAGCCGCAACCGAATCACGGATTCGACTCCTCCTGGCTGCCCGCCAGCAGGAGTCGTTAACCGTCTACACAGACGGGTTTCGGGCGTACGACCCACTTGACGAGGACGACGCATTCACCCGTCAATACGTCGTCCACGGTGACGGCGAGTACGTCGATGGAGCCGTTCACGTGAACACCTGCGAGAGCCACGCGTCGCTGGCGCGACGGTGGCTCTCGCCGCATCGAGGCATCTCGAAAGACAGACTCACACCGTATCTCCGAGCGTTTCAGCTCCGCCGTGAAGTATTCCGAAAACCGGGGAAAGAAGCGCTCAAAACCACCCTCGAAACTGCGCTATGA
- a CDS encoding RNA-guided endonuclease InsQ/TnpB family protein has product MLETTRTYVARITNHSQVRDDLDQCGFAASKLWNVGRYYIQDRWDEDGEIPDEAELKSELKDHERYSDLHSQSSQRVLEELAEAFTGWYNSDDGNNPPGYRKRGDDHPRSTVTWKQKGIKHDDKHGQVRLSKGFNLKASRSDFILAEYETRPDVVVENIQQVRAVYNGDCWELHLVCKKAIPVEDAPGEKTAGIDLGISNYLAIDYEDGRSELYPGNTLKEDKHYFTREQYQTEGQNGPSKRAVRARRSLSRRKDHFLHTLSKHIVQRCVEAGVETIAVGDLSDIRDDDGESRNWGASGNKKLHGWEFNRFTNLLEYKAEEHGILVDRVDEENTSKTCSCCGQIRNSNRVERGLYVCSSCGTTMNADVNGAVNIRRKITQSLPTGDMSNGWLAQPGVFLFDRESGRFTPREHGDCKP; this is encoded by the coding sequence ATGCTGGAGACAACCCGCACCTACGTCGCACGCATTACGAACCACAGCCAGGTTCGTGACGATCTCGACCAGTGCGGGTTCGCAGCATCAAAACTGTGGAATGTCGGCCGCTACTACATTCAAGACCGGTGGGACGAAGATGGTGAGATCCCCGACGAAGCCGAACTCAAATCGGAGTTGAAAGACCACGAACGCTACAGTGACCTCCATTCGCAGTCAAGTCAGCGAGTTCTCGAAGAACTTGCTGAAGCGTTCACCGGCTGGTACAACTCCGACGACGGCAACAACCCACCCGGATATCGGAAACGTGGCGACGACCACCCGCGCTCGACCGTCACGTGGAAGCAGAAAGGCATCAAACACGACGACAAACACGGGCAGGTTCGCCTCTCGAAAGGCTTCAACCTGAAAGCGAGTCGGTCGGACTTCATCCTCGCAGAGTACGAAACCCGACCCGACGTAGTAGTCGAGAACATTCAGCAGGTGCGTGCCGTCTACAACGGCGACTGTTGGGAACTGCACCTCGTCTGCAAGAAAGCAATTCCCGTCGAGGATGCACCCGGCGAGAAGACGGCGGGTATCGACCTCGGGATCAGCAACTACCTCGCTATCGACTACGAAGACGGCCGTTCGGAGTTGTATCCGGGGAACACGCTCAAAGAGGACAAGCACTACTTCACCCGTGAACAGTACCAGACCGAAGGCCAGAACGGCCCGTCGAAGCGAGCAGTAAGGGCTCGCCGGTCACTCTCTCGACGCAAGGACCATTTTCTCCACACGCTCTCGAAGCACATTGTCCAACGGTGTGTCGAAGCAGGCGTGGAGACGATAGCTGTTGGCGACCTCAGCGATATCCGTGACGACGATGGAGAATCTCGGAATTGGGGGGCGTCGGGGAACAAGAAACTCCACGGCTGGGAGTTCAACCGCTTCACGAACCTGCTTGAATACAAGGCCGAGGAACACGGTATCCTCGTTGACCGCGTAGACGAGGAAAACACCTCGAAGACATGTTCGTGTTGCGGACAGATTCGTAACTCGAATCGTGTGGAGCGTGGTCTGTACGTCTGCTCGTCCTGCGGGACGACGATGAACGCAGACGTGAATGGTGCGGTAAACATTCGGCGAAAGATAACTCAGAGTCTCCCAACCGGGGATATGAGTAACGGCTGGTTGGCACAGCCCGGAGTCTTCCTGTTCGACCGCGAGAGCGGCCGGTTCACACCGAGAGAACACGGAGACTGCAAACCCTAA
- a CDS encoding DUF1931 domain-containing protein, with protein sequence MSDLIVKAAVKDELSEHNVSADFYDALNGEVAELLNDAADRAEANNRKTVQPRDL encoded by the coding sequence ATGTCTGACCTAATCGTCAAAGCAGCCGTGAAGGACGAACTTTCGGAGCACAACGTCTCGGCCGATTTCTACGACGCCCTCAACGGGGAAGTCGCTGAACTGCTCAATGACGCCGCCGACCGTGCCGAAGCGAACAACCGGAAGACGGTCCAGCCTCGCGACCTGTAG
- a CDS encoding ParA family protein, translating into MNRDTARAAFYVQKGGVGKTTSAAHVATAAATDHDLDVVLLDLAGTQNDLATQFGIVDDVEDPDAPISAVFGDDWEFIVDNIPDIVDRMVYATGEGPDLIPADTGISGADNNLASVPVEQRYLKLDSFISEQLADRYDLVVLDLPGKEDNIALNGIFAAEHVVTPLCPGAFERDQLDSLRDDLEAIREDLGDVLDAHDVHPHLSMVIPTMISGATKQSGEFVDDLEETYPDIAGDPVADSQNIGNLQAEGRTLFAADDDELYQTGKRAREAYRTNTTTLLDHLKLQ; encoded by the coding sequence GTGAATCGTGATACAGCACGCGCCGCCTTCTACGTCCAAAAAGGAGGCGTCGGAAAAACAACCTCCGCAGCCCATGTCGCTACAGCTGCTGCCACCGACCACGACCTCGATGTCGTTCTCTTGGACCTCGCCGGCACCCAGAACGACCTCGCCACACAGTTCGGCATCGTCGACGACGTCGAAGACCCTGACGCACCGATCTCCGCAGTCTTCGGCGACGACTGGGAGTTTATCGTCGACAACATCCCGGATATCGTCGACCGCATGGTCTACGCTACTGGTGAAGGCCCGGACCTGATTCCCGCGGACACCGGCATTAGCGGCGCCGACAATAACCTTGCCTCTGTCCCCGTCGAGCAACGCTATCTGAAACTCGACTCGTTCATCAGCGAACAGCTCGCAGACCGCTACGACCTCGTCGTCCTGGACTTGCCCGGCAAAGAAGACAACATCGCGCTTAACGGCATCTTCGCTGCCGAACACGTCGTCACACCGCTTTGTCCGGGTGCGTTCGAGCGCGACCAACTCGACAGCCTTCGCGACGACCTCGAAGCGATCCGTGAGGACCTCGGGGACGTCCTTGACGCCCACGACGTCCACCCACACCTCTCGATGGTCATCCCGACGATGATTTCTGGAGCAACGAAGCAGTCCGGCGAGTTTGTCGACGACCTTGAGGAAACCTATCCCGACATCGCCGGCGACCCGGTTGCAGACAGCCAGAATATTGGAAACCTCCAGGCTGAGGGCCGAACGTTGTTCGCAGCAGACGACGACGAGCTGTACCAGACGGGCAAGCGCGCTCGCGAAGCGTACCGAACGAACACCACCACCCTGCTCGATCACCTCAAACTCCAGTAA
- a CDS encoding ABC transporter ATP-binding protein produces the protein MAELKLDRITKRYEDVIAVDDMNLDIDDGEFICLVGPSGCGKSTTMEMVAGLTTPSEGTVTIGTRDVTNLPPKDRGVAMVFQNIALFPHMDVYDNISFGLRLRDYPKEEVDRRVERAADVVQLEGMLDRMPDEMSGGQRQRVAIARAIVREPDVFLMDEPLANLDAKLRVHMRTELQRLHKQLDTTIIYVTHDQAEAMTMADRIAVLDTGQLQQIDPPLVCYNEPVNRFVAGFIGSPSMNFVEGEITERAIVTEYFDLDFDLDSAAFEEVEIGDDVTVGIRPENVYPAYQTESLANPSGRIQVTTDVLEPMGDEVFAYLLLGNGETSMAQETATSDQLLMSVDPNEGIDQDEEIEVVLDRSKVHLFDAETGDALLHGVDTVPETKSPVGSRGESND, from the coding sequence ATGGCAGAACTTAAACTAGATCGCATCACGAAACGTTACGAGGATGTCATCGCCGTCGACGACATGAACCTCGACATCGACGATGGAGAGTTCATTTGTCTCGTTGGTCCCTCAGGATGTGGGAAGTCGACAACGATGGAGATGGTCGCGGGGCTCACTACCCCAAGCGAGGGGACGGTGACCATCGGAACCCGGGACGTGACAAACCTTCCGCCGAAGGACCGGGGTGTGGCGATGGTGTTCCAGAATATCGCTCTCTTCCCGCACATGGATGTCTACGACAACATCAGCTTCGGGCTCCGGCTCCGGGACTATCCCAAAGAGGAGGTCGATCGCCGGGTCGAGCGCGCGGCCGATGTAGTCCAGCTCGAGGGGATGCTCGACCGGATGCCCGACGAAATGTCCGGCGGACAGCGCCAGCGTGTCGCCATCGCGCGGGCCATTGTCCGAGAGCCGGACGTGTTTCTGATGGACGAGCCGCTCGCCAATCTGGACGCGAAGCTCCGGGTACACATGCGTACAGAGCTCCAGCGCCTCCACAAGCAGTTGGACACAACAATTATCTACGTCACTCATGACCAGGCGGAGGCGATGACAATGGCCGATCGCATCGCCGTCCTCGATACTGGTCAGCTCCAGCAGATAGACCCTCCATTGGTCTGTTACAACGAACCCGTCAACCGGTTCGTCGCTGGCTTCATCGGCTCGCCGTCGATGAACTTCGTGGAGGGTGAAATAACTGAACGCGCAATCGTCACGGAGTACTTCGACCTCGACTTCGACCTTGACTCCGCCGCCTTCGAAGAGGTGGAAATAGGGGACGACGTGACCGTCGGTATCCGTCCGGAGAACGTCTACCCCGCCTACCAGACTGAGTCACTGGCAAACCCTTCGGGGCGCATCCAAGTCACCACGGACGTCCTCGAACCGATGGGCGACGAGGTATTCGCCTACCTGCTCCTCGGCAATGGCGAGACGTCGATGGCACAGGAGACAGCGACAAGTGACCAGTTGCTCATGAGCGTCGACCCTAACGAGGGGATCGACCAAGACGAGGAGATAGAGGTAGTCCTTGACCGAAGCAAGGTCCACCTCTTCGACGCCGAGACGGGTGACGCACTCCTCCACGGCGTTGACACCGTTCCCGAGACCAAGAGTCCCGTCGGGTCGCGGGGGGAGAGCAACGACTGA
- a CDS encoding ISH3 family transposase translates to MFKTPQPDGVLSDSDVKDLAEDVICQLPLPGIEGSPLDPGDIWAVVILAAVNQTSIWETCKDNDNAVCDDTVMDWLHTLNREWLERVANRLLRELAMTILDPDRSRIVSIDFVDNPYHGTYADEEGELCRMHAKDGTTTCHRYCTAYLVSNGKPVTLAMTYVRSDEKEADAVERVLDRVEAYPFEIELLLADRGFYNERILRRSREVAATVVPVQKKGKRMRKKLDTHCSYMTTYRMYKGRERELEFPLAVAVSYHAGDRGKSGEVVRGYVACDLADRTPKQVERLYRKRSAIETSYRVFRQARVVTTTQDPIIRFAFVLVGFLLENLWLVLRWAVVARPQRGGRDLPEEFTFKTFSDWIRHALEEELERTWEIEMNGTGVPEAYAPAAG, encoded by the coding sequence GTGTTCAAAACCCCTCAACCAGACGGTGTTCTTTCGGACTCGGACGTGAAAGATTTAGCGGAAGACGTCATCTGCCAGCTCCCTTTGCCAGGGATCGAGGGCTCACCCCTCGATCCCGGCGATATCTGGGCGGTCGTCATTCTTGCAGCAGTCAATCAGACGTCCATCTGGGAGACGTGCAAGGACAACGACAACGCTGTCTGTGACGATACTGTCATGGACTGGCTACATACGCTCAACCGGGAGTGGCTTGAGCGGGTTGCTAACCGCCTTCTCAGAGAGTTAGCGATGACGATCCTCGACCCTGATCGGTCGAGGATCGTCTCCATTGACTTCGTCGATAACCCCTACCACGGAACGTACGCCGATGAAGAAGGTGAACTCTGTCGCATGCACGCGAAAGACGGAACAACGACGTGCCACCGGTACTGCACGGCGTATCTCGTCTCGAACGGAAAGCCAGTGACGTTGGCGATGACGTACGTCCGTAGTGATGAGAAAGAGGCCGACGCGGTCGAGCGCGTCCTCGACCGCGTCGAGGCCTATCCCTTCGAGATAGAGCTTCTGTTGGCTGATCGCGGCTTCTACAACGAACGTATTCTGCGCCGCTCACGGGAGGTTGCTGCGACTGTCGTTCCCGTCCAAAAGAAGGGCAAGCGCATGAGGAAGAAGCTGGATACGCACTGCTCGTACATGACAACCTATCGGATGTACAAAGGCCGCGAGCGGGAACTGGAATTCCCGCTCGCGGTCGCTGTGTCATATCACGCCGGAGATCGCGGGAAAAGTGGCGAGGTCGTTCGAGGCTATGTGGCGTGCGATCTGGCCGATCGCACGCCGAAACAAGTCGAACGGCTCTATCGGAAACGGTCAGCGATCGAAACGAGCTACCGTGTATTTCGCCAAGCACGAGTGGTAACGACGACACAAGACCCAATCATCCGCTTCGCGTTCGTCCTGGTTGGATTCCTGTTGGAGAACCTCTGGCTTGTGCTTCGATGGGCGGTCGTCGCCCGCCCCCAGCGGGGCGGGCGCGACCTGCCCGAGGAATTCACGTTCAAGACCTTCTCTGACTGGATCAGACATGCATTAGAGGAAGAGCTAGAGCGGACTTGGGAGATCGAAATGAACGGAACAGGTGTGCCAGAAGCATACGCGCCGGCCGCGGGCTGA
- a CDS encoding IS1595 family transposase, with protein sequence MIPLDVFGSESLAADLLEQVRWRDGVSCPRCRSDRTVKNGSYGAFQRYLCKNCDRTFNDKTGTIFAHSKVALRKWLFSIYAFLRFNTSLRQLQREIDVTYKTMHRRVERFTRALDAPQLDLVGPVEIDEVYVSAGLKGRERDQPSRSRGLSTRGRGSYEGDKPPVFTIVDRGTGQRYVVPAKSADESTVRLLLADHEEESLTVYTDGFRAYDPLEDDDEFTRKYVVHGDGEYADGDIHVNTCESHASLARRWLSPHRGVSKDKLTQYLRAFQLRSELFRKPGREALKHAVKATL encoded by the coding sequence ATGATTCCGCTCGATGTGTTTGGCTCGGAATCGCTCGCAGCGGACCTGCTGGAACAGGTGCGCTGGCGTGACGGCGTTTCCTGCCCTCGCTGCCGTTCTGACCGGACGGTCAAGAACGGCAGCTATGGGGCGTTTCAACGCTATCTCTGTAAGAATTGCGACCGCACGTTCAACGATAAGACGGGCACAATTTTCGCTCACTCGAAGGTTGCGCTCCGCAAGTGGTTGTTCTCGATTTACGCGTTCTTACGGTTCAATACGAGTCTTCGCCAACTTCAGCGAGAGATCGATGTGACCTACAAGACGATGCACCGGCGCGTCGAGCGCTTCACCAGAGCGCTCGACGCGCCTCAACTCGACCTCGTTGGACCGGTCGAAATCGACGAAGTGTACGTCTCTGCGGGGTTGAAAGGCCGCGAGCGCGACCAACCGTCGCGCTCGCGTGGCCTGTCCACGCGCGGACGAGGTTCGTACGAGGGAGACAAACCACCCGTCTTCACCATCGTTGACCGTGGAACGGGACAGCGGTACGTCGTCCCGGCGAAATCCGCAGACGAATCGACGGTGCGACTCCTCCTCGCTGACCACGAGGAGGAGTCGCTAACAGTCTACACCGACGGATTTCGGGCATACGACCCGCTTGAGGACGACGACGAGTTCACCCGCAAATACGTCGTCCACGGTGACGGCGAATACGCTGATGGAGACATCCACGTGAACACGTGCGAGAGCCACGCGTCGCTGGCGCGACGCTGGCTCTCGCCGCATCGAGGCGTCTCGAAGGACAAGTTGACACAGTATCTCCGCGCCTTTCAGCTACGCAGCGAACTCTTCAGAAAACCCGGTCGAGAAGCACTCAAACACGCTGTCAAAGCGACTCTCTGA
- a CDS encoding HVO_A0114 family putative DNA-binding protein gives MAETKPQITDQQRLRQQMARALAKGGMDDVHVVSHDTANAVLTDRRHEIINTLKESSPESVRALARQLGRDKAAVSRDLRELAEHNIITYEEDGRAKRPILTQDHVVIEPIV, from the coding sequence ATGGCAGAAACAAAACCCCAGATAACCGACCAGCAGCGCCTCCGCCAACAGATGGCCCGGGCACTCGCAAAGGGTGGCATGGACGACGTCCACGTCGTCAGCCACGACACCGCAAACGCAGTCCTCACTGACCGGCGCCACGAAATCATCAACACCCTCAAGGAGAGCTCCCCGGAGTCAGTCCGCGCTCTCGCTCGACAGCTCGGCCGCGATAAGGCTGCCGTCAGCCGCGACCTCCGTGAGCTAGCAGAGCATAACATCATCACCTACGAGGAAGACGGCCGGGCGAAGCGCCCTATCCTCACGCAGGACCACGTCGTCATCGAGCCGATCGTCTAA